Proteins found in one Quercus robur chromosome 2, dhQueRobu3.1, whole genome shotgun sequence genomic segment:
- the LOC126708617 gene encoding uncharacterized protein LOC126708617 isoform X1, with the protein MSDEAQYSSGADNNKRKYDDQTAPPPSTRRPTGFSAPIAPHSPDSAPPSYNAVAPPIEGLIKAKQRAQEVAARLLISSAGAAAAAVGGGLDAKRPKFENGASGFDSHDSGFSSIPPDVKPHTMSSAPLPPVSYGYQNASSSKKIDIPNGRVGVIIGKGGETIKYLQIQSGAKIQVTRDMDADPNSPTRMVELMGTPEQIAKAEQLITDVLSEVLVNAPLAEAGGSGVVSRRLTGQSGADKFVMKIPNNKVGLVIGKGGETIKNMQANTGARIQVIPLHLPPGDTSIERTLQIDGTSEQIETAKQLVNEVISENRVRNPSMAGGYPQQGYQARPPTGWGTPGAPPVQQTGYGYVQPGAYPGPSPQYNMSQPPYSGYPPQPASGGYASNWDQSAVPPSQQTSQGGGNDYYSQQPPSQQQQTPGGPAAPADNSGYYYGQQQPSSYNQQGQGYTQDGYGGYQAQPQSGYGQPPSYDQQQGYASAPTYGNVTNPTQDGHTPSYGSQGDSTQAPPVQPSSVGQQGYTSGQQPSLSPASYPTQGTTQPGYGIPPTSQAGYGNQPPAQPGYGPGYGAPQAQKPLANPPVYGQPTQSPGGTPGGYGQPAPVQPGYPHSQPPAASYAQPDSGSQRAPPSNYGAAAGQPGYAAPPYGAPPVSQPGYGQAPLPYNAYGAAYSQPPVYSADGSAGGNTRGTYDAAPASQTAQQSGVAKTSPQS; encoded by the exons ATGTCTGACGAAGCTCAATACTCCTCCGGCGCTGACAACAACAAACGCAAATACGATGACCAGACGGCGCCGCCTCCGTCCACTCGAAGGCCCACCGGTTTCTCCGCTCCGATCGCGCCTCACTCTCCGGACTCGGCTCCTCCTTCCTACAACGCCGTCGCTCCTCCCATCGAAGGCCTAATCAAAGCCAAGCAGCGCGCCCAGGAGGTCGCAGCTCGCCTCTTAATCAGCTCCGCCGGAGCTGCCGCCGCCGCAGTCGGCGGAGGACTCGACGCCAAACGCCCTAAGTTCGAGAACGGCGCTTCCGGATTCGATTCTCACGACTCTGGCTTCAGCTCCATTCCCCCTG ATGTGAAGCCACACACAATGAGCTCGGCTCCTTTGCCGCCAGTTTCATATGGGTACCAGAATGCAAGCTCAAGTAAGAAGATCGATATTCCGAATGGTAGAGTTGGTGTTATTATTGGGAAAGGTGGGGAGACCATCAAATATCTTCAAATTCAGTCTGGAGCTAAGATTCAGGTCACTCGGGATATGGATGCGGACCCCAATTCTCCTACTAGGATGGTGGAGCTCATGGGTACCCCGGAACAGATTGCCAAGGCTGAGCAGTTGATAACTGACGTTCTTTCTGAGGTG CTAGTTAATGCTCCTCTG GCTGAGGCAGGGGGCTCTGGCGTGGTTTCTCGAAGGCTGACTGGACAGTCTGGGGCTGATAAGTTTGTAATGAAAATCCCAAATAACAAG GTTGGTCTAGTAATTGGCAAAGGaggagaaacaattaaaaatatgcaAGCTAATACTGGAGCTCGTATTCAG GTGATACCATTGCATCTGCCCCCTGGTGATACATCGATTGAAAGGACATTACAGATTGATGGGACCAGTGAGCAAATTGAGACTGCTAAACAATTGGTCAATGAAGTCATCAGTGAG AATCGTGTTAGAAATCCTTCAATGGCTGGAGGGTACCCTCAGCAAGGTTACCAAGCACGACCTCCTACAGGCTGGGGCACACCTGGGGCTCCCCCCGTTCAACAAACAGGTTATGGCTATGTGCAGCCTGGAGCATATCCAGGTCCATCTCCCCAGTATAACATGTCTCAGCCTCCTTATTCAGGCTATCCTCCTCAACCTGCGTCTGGTGGATATGCCTCCAATTGGGACCAGTCAGCTGTCCCACCATCTCAACAGACTTCTCAGGGAGGTGGTAATGATTATTACAGTCAGCAGCCACCTTCACAGCAACAGCAAACCCCTGGTGGTCCTGCAGCTCCAGCAGATAACTCTGGTTATTATTATGGTCAACAACAACCTTCAAGCTATAATCAACAGGGACAGGGTTATACTCAAGATGGCTATGGAGGGTATCAGGCACAGCCTCAATCTGGATATGGCCAACCACCATCATATGATCAGCAGCAAGGGTATGCTTCTGCTCCTACCTATGGGAATGTGACTAATCCAACACAAGATGGGCACACTCCCTCCTATGGTTCCCAGGGGGATTCGACCCAGGCTCCACCTGTCCAGCCTTCTTCTGTGGGCCAGCAAGGATACACTAGTGGTCAACAGCCTAGCCTCAGTCCTGCAAGTTATCCAACTCAAGGAACAACACAACCAGGTTATGGTATTCCCCCAACTTCCCAAGCTGGCTATGGAAATCAACCACCAGCTCAGCCTGGATATGGACCTGGCTATGGAGCACCTCAAGCTCAGAAACCTCTTGCGAATCCCCCGGTTTATGGGCAGCCTACGCAGTCACCTGGTGGCACCCCTGGAGGTTATGGCCAGCCTGCCCCTGTGCAGCCAGGATATCCCCATTCTCAGCCGCCAGCTGCTAGTTATGCTCAGCCAGATTCTGGTTCGCAACGTGCCCCACCATCCAATTATGGTGCTGCAGCTGGTCAGCCAGGTTATGCAGCTCCACCTTATGGTGCACCACCTGTTAGCCAGCCAGGTTATGGACAGGCACCACTTCCATACAATGCTTATGGTGCTGCTTACTCACAGCCTCCGGTTTATTCTGCTGATGGTAGTGCTGGTGGGAACACCCGTGGGACCTATGACGCAGCACCTGCTTCTCAGACTGCTCAGCAGAGTGGAGTTGCCAAAACATCACCCCAGAGTTAA
- the LOC126708617 gene encoding uncharacterized protein LOC126708617 isoform X3: protein MSDEAQYSSGADNNKRKYDDQTAPPPSTRRPTGFSAPIAPHSPDSAPPSYNAVAPPIEGLIKAKQRAQEVAARLLISSAGAAAAAVGGGLDAKRPKFENGASGFDSHDSGFSSIPPDVKPHTMSSAPLPPVSYGYQNASSSKKIDIPNGRVGVIIGKGGETIKYLQIQSGAKIQVTRDMDADPNSPTRMVELMGTPEQIAKAEQLITDVLSEVAEAGGSGVVSRRLTGQSGADKFVMKIPNNKVGLVIGKGGETIKNMQANTGARIQVIPLHLPPGDTSIERTLQIDGTSEQIETAKQLVNEVISENRVRNPSMAGGYPQQGYQARPPTGWGTPGAPPVQQTGYGYVQPGAYPGPSPQYNMSQPPYSGYPPQPASGGYASNWDQSAVPPSQQTSQGGGNDYYSQQPPSQQQQTPGGPAAPADNSGYYYGQQQPSSYNQQGQGYTQDGYGGYQAQPQSGYGQPPSYDQQQGYASAPTYGNVTNPTQDGHTPSYGSQGDSTQAPPVQPSSVGQQGYTSGQQPSLSPASYPTQGTTQPGYGIPPTSQAGYGNQPPAQPGYGPGYGAPQAQKPLANPPVYGQPTQSPGGTPGGYGQPAPVQPGYPHSQPPAASYAQPDSGSQRAPPSNYGAAAGQPGYAAPPYGAPPVSQPGYGQAPLPYNAYGAAYSQPPVYSADGSAGGNTRGTYDAAPASQTAQQSGVAKTSPQS from the exons ATGTCTGACGAAGCTCAATACTCCTCCGGCGCTGACAACAACAAACGCAAATACGATGACCAGACGGCGCCGCCTCCGTCCACTCGAAGGCCCACCGGTTTCTCCGCTCCGATCGCGCCTCACTCTCCGGACTCGGCTCCTCCTTCCTACAACGCCGTCGCTCCTCCCATCGAAGGCCTAATCAAAGCCAAGCAGCGCGCCCAGGAGGTCGCAGCTCGCCTCTTAATCAGCTCCGCCGGAGCTGCCGCCGCCGCAGTCGGCGGAGGACTCGACGCCAAACGCCCTAAGTTCGAGAACGGCGCTTCCGGATTCGATTCTCACGACTCTGGCTTCAGCTCCATTCCCCCTG ATGTGAAGCCACACACAATGAGCTCGGCTCCTTTGCCGCCAGTTTCATATGGGTACCAGAATGCAAGCTCAAGTAAGAAGATCGATATTCCGAATGGTAGAGTTGGTGTTATTATTGGGAAAGGTGGGGAGACCATCAAATATCTTCAAATTCAGTCTGGAGCTAAGATTCAGGTCACTCGGGATATGGATGCGGACCCCAATTCTCCTACTAGGATGGTGGAGCTCATGGGTACCCCGGAACAGATTGCCAAGGCTGAGCAGTTGATAACTGACGTTCTTTCTGAGGTG GCTGAGGCAGGGGGCTCTGGCGTGGTTTCTCGAAGGCTGACTGGACAGTCTGGGGCTGATAAGTTTGTAATGAAAATCCCAAATAACAAG GTTGGTCTAGTAATTGGCAAAGGaggagaaacaattaaaaatatgcaAGCTAATACTGGAGCTCGTATTCAG GTGATACCATTGCATCTGCCCCCTGGTGATACATCGATTGAAAGGACATTACAGATTGATGGGACCAGTGAGCAAATTGAGACTGCTAAACAATTGGTCAATGAAGTCATCAGTGAG AATCGTGTTAGAAATCCTTCAATGGCTGGAGGGTACCCTCAGCAAGGTTACCAAGCACGACCTCCTACAGGCTGGGGCACACCTGGGGCTCCCCCCGTTCAACAAACAGGTTATGGCTATGTGCAGCCTGGAGCATATCCAGGTCCATCTCCCCAGTATAACATGTCTCAGCCTCCTTATTCAGGCTATCCTCCTCAACCTGCGTCTGGTGGATATGCCTCCAATTGGGACCAGTCAGCTGTCCCACCATCTCAACAGACTTCTCAGGGAGGTGGTAATGATTATTACAGTCAGCAGCCACCTTCACAGCAACAGCAAACCCCTGGTGGTCCTGCAGCTCCAGCAGATAACTCTGGTTATTATTATGGTCAACAACAACCTTCAAGCTATAATCAACAGGGACAGGGTTATACTCAAGATGGCTATGGAGGGTATCAGGCACAGCCTCAATCTGGATATGGCCAACCACCATCATATGATCAGCAGCAAGGGTATGCTTCTGCTCCTACCTATGGGAATGTGACTAATCCAACACAAGATGGGCACACTCCCTCCTATGGTTCCCAGGGGGATTCGACCCAGGCTCCACCTGTCCAGCCTTCTTCTGTGGGCCAGCAAGGATACACTAGTGGTCAACAGCCTAGCCTCAGTCCTGCAAGTTATCCAACTCAAGGAACAACACAACCAGGTTATGGTATTCCCCCAACTTCCCAAGCTGGCTATGGAAATCAACCACCAGCTCAGCCTGGATATGGACCTGGCTATGGAGCACCTCAAGCTCAGAAACCTCTTGCGAATCCCCCGGTTTATGGGCAGCCTACGCAGTCACCTGGTGGCACCCCTGGAGGTTATGGCCAGCCTGCCCCTGTGCAGCCAGGATATCCCCATTCTCAGCCGCCAGCTGCTAGTTATGCTCAGCCAGATTCTGGTTCGCAACGTGCCCCACCATCCAATTATGGTGCTGCAGCTGGTCAGCCAGGTTATGCAGCTCCACCTTATGGTGCACCACCTGTTAGCCAGCCAGGTTATGGACAGGCACCACTTCCATACAATGCTTATGGTGCTGCTTACTCACAGCCTCCGGTTTATTCTGCTGATGGTAGTGCTGGTGGGAACACCCGTGGGACCTATGACGCAGCACCTGCTTCTCAGACTGCTCAGCAGAGTGGAGTTGCCAAAACATCACCCCAGAGTTAA
- the LOC126708617 gene encoding uncharacterized protein LOC126708617 isoform X2 produces the protein MSDEAQYSSGADNNKRKYDDQTAPPPSTRRPTGFSAPIAPHSPDSAPPSYNAVAPPIEGLIKAKQRAQEVAARLLISSAGAAAAAVGGGLDAKRPKFENGASGFDSHDSGFSSIPPDVKPHTMSSAPLPPVSYGYQNASSSKKIDIPNGRVGVIIGKGGETIKYLQIQSGAKIQVTRDMDADPNSPTRMVELMGTPEQIAKAEQLITDVLSELVNAPLAEAGGSGVVSRRLTGQSGADKFVMKIPNNKVGLVIGKGGETIKNMQANTGARIQVIPLHLPPGDTSIERTLQIDGTSEQIETAKQLVNEVISENRVRNPSMAGGYPQQGYQARPPTGWGTPGAPPVQQTGYGYVQPGAYPGPSPQYNMSQPPYSGYPPQPASGGYASNWDQSAVPPSQQTSQGGGNDYYSQQPPSQQQQTPGGPAAPADNSGYYYGQQQPSSYNQQGQGYTQDGYGGYQAQPQSGYGQPPSYDQQQGYASAPTYGNVTNPTQDGHTPSYGSQGDSTQAPPVQPSSVGQQGYTSGQQPSLSPASYPTQGTTQPGYGIPPTSQAGYGNQPPAQPGYGPGYGAPQAQKPLANPPVYGQPTQSPGGTPGGYGQPAPVQPGYPHSQPPAASYAQPDSGSQRAPPSNYGAAAGQPGYAAPPYGAPPVSQPGYGQAPLPYNAYGAAYSQPPVYSADGSAGGNTRGTYDAAPASQTAQQSGVAKTSPQS, from the exons ATGTCTGACGAAGCTCAATACTCCTCCGGCGCTGACAACAACAAACGCAAATACGATGACCAGACGGCGCCGCCTCCGTCCACTCGAAGGCCCACCGGTTTCTCCGCTCCGATCGCGCCTCACTCTCCGGACTCGGCTCCTCCTTCCTACAACGCCGTCGCTCCTCCCATCGAAGGCCTAATCAAAGCCAAGCAGCGCGCCCAGGAGGTCGCAGCTCGCCTCTTAATCAGCTCCGCCGGAGCTGCCGCCGCCGCAGTCGGCGGAGGACTCGACGCCAAACGCCCTAAGTTCGAGAACGGCGCTTCCGGATTCGATTCTCACGACTCTGGCTTCAGCTCCATTCCCCCTG ATGTGAAGCCACACACAATGAGCTCGGCTCCTTTGCCGCCAGTTTCATATGGGTACCAGAATGCAAGCTCAAGTAAGAAGATCGATATTCCGAATGGTAGAGTTGGTGTTATTATTGGGAAAGGTGGGGAGACCATCAAATATCTTCAAATTCAGTCTGGAGCTAAGATTCAGGTCACTCGGGATATGGATGCGGACCCCAATTCTCCTACTAGGATGGTGGAGCTCATGGGTACCCCGGAACAGATTGCCAAGGCTGAGCAGTTGATAACTGACGTTCTTTCTGAG CTAGTTAATGCTCCTCTG GCTGAGGCAGGGGGCTCTGGCGTGGTTTCTCGAAGGCTGACTGGACAGTCTGGGGCTGATAAGTTTGTAATGAAAATCCCAAATAACAAG GTTGGTCTAGTAATTGGCAAAGGaggagaaacaattaaaaatatgcaAGCTAATACTGGAGCTCGTATTCAG GTGATACCATTGCATCTGCCCCCTGGTGATACATCGATTGAAAGGACATTACAGATTGATGGGACCAGTGAGCAAATTGAGACTGCTAAACAATTGGTCAATGAAGTCATCAGTGAG AATCGTGTTAGAAATCCTTCAATGGCTGGAGGGTACCCTCAGCAAGGTTACCAAGCACGACCTCCTACAGGCTGGGGCACACCTGGGGCTCCCCCCGTTCAACAAACAGGTTATGGCTATGTGCAGCCTGGAGCATATCCAGGTCCATCTCCCCAGTATAACATGTCTCAGCCTCCTTATTCAGGCTATCCTCCTCAACCTGCGTCTGGTGGATATGCCTCCAATTGGGACCAGTCAGCTGTCCCACCATCTCAACAGACTTCTCAGGGAGGTGGTAATGATTATTACAGTCAGCAGCCACCTTCACAGCAACAGCAAACCCCTGGTGGTCCTGCAGCTCCAGCAGATAACTCTGGTTATTATTATGGTCAACAACAACCTTCAAGCTATAATCAACAGGGACAGGGTTATACTCAAGATGGCTATGGAGGGTATCAGGCACAGCCTCAATCTGGATATGGCCAACCACCATCATATGATCAGCAGCAAGGGTATGCTTCTGCTCCTACCTATGGGAATGTGACTAATCCAACACAAGATGGGCACACTCCCTCCTATGGTTCCCAGGGGGATTCGACCCAGGCTCCACCTGTCCAGCCTTCTTCTGTGGGCCAGCAAGGATACACTAGTGGTCAACAGCCTAGCCTCAGTCCTGCAAGTTATCCAACTCAAGGAACAACACAACCAGGTTATGGTATTCCCCCAACTTCCCAAGCTGGCTATGGAAATCAACCACCAGCTCAGCCTGGATATGGACCTGGCTATGGAGCACCTCAAGCTCAGAAACCTCTTGCGAATCCCCCGGTTTATGGGCAGCCTACGCAGTCACCTGGTGGCACCCCTGGAGGTTATGGCCAGCCTGCCCCTGTGCAGCCAGGATATCCCCATTCTCAGCCGCCAGCTGCTAGTTATGCTCAGCCAGATTCTGGTTCGCAACGTGCCCCACCATCCAATTATGGTGCTGCAGCTGGTCAGCCAGGTTATGCAGCTCCACCTTATGGTGCACCACCTGTTAGCCAGCCAGGTTATGGACAGGCACCACTTCCATACAATGCTTATGGTGCTGCTTACTCACAGCCTCCGGTTTATTCTGCTGATGGTAGTGCTGGTGGGAACACCCGTGGGACCTATGACGCAGCACCTGCTTCTCAGACTGCTCAGCAGAGTGGAGTTGCCAAAACATCACCCCAGAGTTAA
- the LOC126708617 gene encoding uncharacterized protein LOC126708617 isoform X4: MSDEAQYSSGADNNKRKYDDQTAPPPSTRRPTGFSAPIAPHSPDSAPPSYNAVAPPIEGLIKAKQRAQEVAARLLISSAGAAAAAVGGGLDAKRPKFENGASGFDSHDSGFSSIPPDVKPHTMSSAPLPPVSYGYQNASSSKKIDIPNGRVGVIIGKGGETIKYLQIQSGAKIQVTRDMDADPNSPTRMVELMGTPEQIAKAEQLITDVLSEAEAGGSGVVSRRLTGQSGADKFVMKIPNNKVGLVIGKGGETIKNMQANTGARIQVIPLHLPPGDTSIERTLQIDGTSEQIETAKQLVNEVISENRVRNPSMAGGYPQQGYQARPPTGWGTPGAPPVQQTGYGYVQPGAYPGPSPQYNMSQPPYSGYPPQPASGGYASNWDQSAVPPSQQTSQGGGNDYYSQQPPSQQQQTPGGPAAPADNSGYYYGQQQPSSYNQQGQGYTQDGYGGYQAQPQSGYGQPPSYDQQQGYASAPTYGNVTNPTQDGHTPSYGSQGDSTQAPPVQPSSVGQQGYTSGQQPSLSPASYPTQGTTQPGYGIPPTSQAGYGNQPPAQPGYGPGYGAPQAQKPLANPPVYGQPTQSPGGTPGGYGQPAPVQPGYPHSQPPAASYAQPDSGSQRAPPSNYGAAAGQPGYAAPPYGAPPVSQPGYGQAPLPYNAYGAAYSQPPVYSADGSAGGNTRGTYDAAPASQTAQQSGVAKTSPQS; encoded by the exons ATGTCTGACGAAGCTCAATACTCCTCCGGCGCTGACAACAACAAACGCAAATACGATGACCAGACGGCGCCGCCTCCGTCCACTCGAAGGCCCACCGGTTTCTCCGCTCCGATCGCGCCTCACTCTCCGGACTCGGCTCCTCCTTCCTACAACGCCGTCGCTCCTCCCATCGAAGGCCTAATCAAAGCCAAGCAGCGCGCCCAGGAGGTCGCAGCTCGCCTCTTAATCAGCTCCGCCGGAGCTGCCGCCGCCGCAGTCGGCGGAGGACTCGACGCCAAACGCCCTAAGTTCGAGAACGGCGCTTCCGGATTCGATTCTCACGACTCTGGCTTCAGCTCCATTCCCCCTG ATGTGAAGCCACACACAATGAGCTCGGCTCCTTTGCCGCCAGTTTCATATGGGTACCAGAATGCAAGCTCAAGTAAGAAGATCGATATTCCGAATGGTAGAGTTGGTGTTATTATTGGGAAAGGTGGGGAGACCATCAAATATCTTCAAATTCAGTCTGGAGCTAAGATTCAGGTCACTCGGGATATGGATGCGGACCCCAATTCTCCTACTAGGATGGTGGAGCTCATGGGTACCCCGGAACAGATTGCCAAGGCTGAGCAGTTGATAACTGACGTTCTTTCTGAG GCTGAGGCAGGGGGCTCTGGCGTGGTTTCTCGAAGGCTGACTGGACAGTCTGGGGCTGATAAGTTTGTAATGAAAATCCCAAATAACAAG GTTGGTCTAGTAATTGGCAAAGGaggagaaacaattaaaaatatgcaAGCTAATACTGGAGCTCGTATTCAG GTGATACCATTGCATCTGCCCCCTGGTGATACATCGATTGAAAGGACATTACAGATTGATGGGACCAGTGAGCAAATTGAGACTGCTAAACAATTGGTCAATGAAGTCATCAGTGAG AATCGTGTTAGAAATCCTTCAATGGCTGGAGGGTACCCTCAGCAAGGTTACCAAGCACGACCTCCTACAGGCTGGGGCACACCTGGGGCTCCCCCCGTTCAACAAACAGGTTATGGCTATGTGCAGCCTGGAGCATATCCAGGTCCATCTCCCCAGTATAACATGTCTCAGCCTCCTTATTCAGGCTATCCTCCTCAACCTGCGTCTGGTGGATATGCCTCCAATTGGGACCAGTCAGCTGTCCCACCATCTCAACAGACTTCTCAGGGAGGTGGTAATGATTATTACAGTCAGCAGCCACCTTCACAGCAACAGCAAACCCCTGGTGGTCCTGCAGCTCCAGCAGATAACTCTGGTTATTATTATGGTCAACAACAACCTTCAAGCTATAATCAACAGGGACAGGGTTATACTCAAGATGGCTATGGAGGGTATCAGGCACAGCCTCAATCTGGATATGGCCAACCACCATCATATGATCAGCAGCAAGGGTATGCTTCTGCTCCTACCTATGGGAATGTGACTAATCCAACACAAGATGGGCACACTCCCTCCTATGGTTCCCAGGGGGATTCGACCCAGGCTCCACCTGTCCAGCCTTCTTCTGTGGGCCAGCAAGGATACACTAGTGGTCAACAGCCTAGCCTCAGTCCTGCAAGTTATCCAACTCAAGGAACAACACAACCAGGTTATGGTATTCCCCCAACTTCCCAAGCTGGCTATGGAAATCAACCACCAGCTCAGCCTGGATATGGACCTGGCTATGGAGCACCTCAAGCTCAGAAACCTCTTGCGAATCCCCCGGTTTATGGGCAGCCTACGCAGTCACCTGGTGGCACCCCTGGAGGTTATGGCCAGCCTGCCCCTGTGCAGCCAGGATATCCCCATTCTCAGCCGCCAGCTGCTAGTTATGCTCAGCCAGATTCTGGTTCGCAACGTGCCCCACCATCCAATTATGGTGCTGCAGCTGGTCAGCCAGGTTATGCAGCTCCACCTTATGGTGCACCACCTGTTAGCCAGCCAGGTTATGGACAGGCACCACTTCCATACAATGCTTATGGTGCTGCTTACTCACAGCCTCCGGTTTATTCTGCTGATGGTAGTGCTGGTGGGAACACCCGTGGGACCTATGACGCAGCACCTGCTTCTCAGACTGCTCAGCAGAGTGGAGTTGCCAAAACATCACCCCAGAGTTAA
- the LOC126708645 gene encoding uncharacterized protein LOC126708645 isoform X1: MLAIGSAIRRIHTTVDAPRLTRFALHPPKSVEVGFADGSIFNLSAEFLRVHSPAVDSKIRSIGGEKVISGRRHVGIMSAEPVGNYGVRIVFDDLHKTGIYSWDYFYELGSNKFTLMRNYIKTLKKHGLTRDPRRRK; the protein is encoded by the exons ATGTTAGCAATAGGGAGCGCGATTCGAAGGATCCACACAACTGTAGATGCTCCACGCCTCACCAGATTCGCTCTTCATCCCCCTAAATCT gTAGAGGTGGGATTTGCTGATGGTAGCATCTTTAATTTGTCAGCTGAATTTCTAAGAGTACACAGCCCAGCTGTTGACAGCAAGATCAGGTCTATTGGTGGTGAAAAG GTGATTTCTGGAAGGCGTCATGTGGGAATCATGTCTGCAGAGCCTGTAGGAAACTACGGGGTAAG GATTGTTTTTGATGACTTGCATAAAACTGGGATATATTCGTGGGATTATTTTTATGAGCTTGGTAGCAACAAATTTACCCTCATGAGAAATTATATCAAAACATTAAAGAAGCATGGACTCACCCGGGATCCACGTAGAAGAAAATAG
- the LOC126708645 gene encoding uncharacterized protein LOC126708645 isoform X2, with protein MLAIGSAIRRIHTTVDAPRLTRFALHPPKSVEVGFADGSIFNLSAEFLRVHSPAVDSKIRSIGGEKVISGRRHVGIMSAEPVGNYGDCF; from the exons ATGTTAGCAATAGGGAGCGCGATTCGAAGGATCCACACAACTGTAGATGCTCCACGCCTCACCAGATTCGCTCTTCATCCCCCTAAATCT gTAGAGGTGGGATTTGCTGATGGTAGCATCTTTAATTTGTCAGCTGAATTTCTAAGAGTACACAGCCCAGCTGTTGACAGCAAGATCAGGTCTATTGGTGGTGAAAAG GTGATTTCTGGAAGGCGTCATGTGGGAATCATGTCTGCAGAGCCTGTAGGAAACTACGGG GATTGTTTTTGA